GCTACTTCTGCTGGGTCTATAAGCATGGACCCACCAAGCAAATGCATCAACCCCACGGGTTTGAATCCACACTTTGCCTTGACCTGAAAAACGGCAGACAAATCCTTCTCCAGAAAAGAACAATGACTTATAACCACCGACTTTACTAATTTTGTAATCTAAATTTTCGGTAAATGCTACTATATTACCGGTATCTACAACATAGTTACCTTGTACATCTATTTCTATAATAGCGCCATAACTGTTAAACCATAAATCACCTTTGCCTGAGGCTCGGATTAAAAATAAACTTTCACCAGAAAAAAAGCCTTTGGTAAACCCCTGCCATTTTGTTTCAATAATTACGGTCATGGCAGAGGCAACAAATGCTGAGTTTTGTAAATATAGGGTTTCGTCATTTAAATAGACATGCATCATATCACCAGGAGCACCTGGGGCAATGCCAATTTCTCCAGAGCCATGTGCAGCAGTAAACTCATTTATAAAAATTGACTCACCGGTAACAAACCGTCCTAGTCCTCCTTTTAATTTAGTTTTCATTTCAATATGGGTATCCATGGTTGCCATGGCTGAAGCTTCCACTTTTAACGTTTGATTTGCAGGTAATTGCACAGTGACAAAACTGTAATCGGGCTTGCCTTCTATTTTAAAGTGCAAGCCAGGATGATCTGCCAGTGGCTCAAATGTATCTGTTGATGTTGTAGGATGAGTAGGTGATGATGGGGCAGGCTTTTCAGTTTGAATCTTTTGCTGGAGGGGAACGGCTGCTGTCTCGGTAGCTGCTTCTTGAGCAGTTAAAAGACGACAGCCAATCCCCATTTTATCAAGGGCATTACGAATTTTAAGTGCAGTGGGTTTGTTGATGTTTTTTTTCAGGACAACAGGGGCTTTTTGCAAGGTTTGTTTGGCAACTTCCGGTGTAGTTTTAAACAATTGAGAAAATTCAGAGGTTGCTTGTTGTAAGTCAGTAAAGCCTGCCAGTTTTCCAGTAAGAATGATTGTGTATGAATTATTATTACTATCAGGCATTTTATATGCTCTCTTATGGCTGGTATCCTTTTGTAACAACCCTATCAATTGAACCAACTATTGGTATATTAGCGGGGTTTTAGGTCTCTACCTAGTAACGAGCCAAAACTACTTGGGTTATGGGACTGACACCAAACTGTGCCTTTGCCATAAAATTTACAAACCAAACCTTCGCCGCCTAAAAATGAATGTAACCAGCTATTGCCTGCTTTGGTAATACTAAAATTCAAGGTTTCATTAAAGGCAACAATATGGCCAGTATCAACAATATATTCCCCATTTACTTCAATTGGATAAATAGCGCCAAAGGAACTGACAATCACTTTTCCTGTGCCTTGTAGATGTACCCAAAATACTCGCTCACCAGAAAAGATTGACTTGAATCCCTGCCAGCCTAAGTCGATTTCAATATTATGTTCACACGCCAAAAATGAACTGCCTTGCACAATAAGGGTTTCATGATCAAGCTGCATGACCTCCATATCGCCAGCCAGTGCAGTACCAAACCATACTTCACCTGGTGTTTTTTGTGCCTCAAAGTGGTTAATAAATAAGGATTCACCAGCTACCATCCGTTTTACTGCTTTCATAATACTACCTTTGCCCTTTTTATGGGTGGTAGTGGTAATTCCAATATTGTTGCTCATGGCAATCATGGCACCTGATTCTGCCGTGCAGATTTCGGCAGGGTTTAAGGTGACTTTAGCGGCAGTATTGCCTGGACGGTGTAACAGTTGTATATCCATTCACAGACCCTAGGGTAGTTTAGGGTTAATCCAACCGGCTAATCCTGCCAGACTACGGGTTTGAATGATAATTTTGCCTTTGCCAACAACCCGGGTCACTAAGCCTTCACCACCAAACAGGCTGGAAAAAATGCCGCCAGCAAGTTGTAGCTTCAGCTTTATGGATGGCTCATAGGCAACCAAGTGGCTGGTATCGACAATATATTCACCATCAATTTGTCTTTCTAACAAAGCGCCAAAAGCGCCATACCAAACTTTACCATTACCTTTTACCACGACTTTGAATAGACCTTCTTTGGCTATCCAAGAAACGATGCCGGCCCATTTAACGCCTATTTTGATGCCTGTAGTACAAGCTAAAAATGCACCAGGCTGTAAGTATAAGCTCTGTCCAGTTAGCTCAATTTCTTTAATTTCCCCTGGTGTGGGCTGTACAAGAGTCATGTGTCGAATGCCTTGGCTGTTATTGGCAAATTCATTAATAAATAGGGTTTCACCACCTAGAAAATGACGAGCCAACGCGGGAAAAAAGCCACCATTAAACCGCGAGGTCAGGTCTAAATCAGCCGACATGGTTGCCATCGCATCAGACTCAGCTGTGATGGTTTCACCTGAATCCAGTTGCACATCTAAATAAGAAAATGCGCGTCCACCTTTAATTTCAGTATTCATCTGCCGTAGTTTCCGCTGAGCTATTGGTGACAAACTGTTGTACGGCTTGTTGCAATTGCTTGAACTCTCTATTTAAATTGCGAAAGGTAGAAGAGTTCGTTTGTTGTGCTAATAATTTTAGCTGACTTATTCGATCTGATGTGGCTGGGTGGCTACTTAATAATGCAAGTGATTGTTGGACAATCTCTTGGCTATCTTCATTACTAATTTGGGCTAAGCGCTTGGCTTCTTCCTCTTGAATTTTTTTAAAAAACTGATGCAACCCTTGTGGGTTGATATTAGCTGCCTCTAATAATACGACTCCTTGTTGGTCTGCGTCTGCTTCAAACTGGCGGGAGTAACTTTGGTTTATTAATAATGGTGCTGCATCAGCAATGACAGCTAATAGGCCAGACATATCACCTAATAATGCATCGACGATAATAAATGTACCCGCAGCACTAATAATATTACGCAGTCCATGCTGTTCAGTAACATGGGCGATTTCGTGAGCAACGACTCCTAGTAATTCTTCAGGACTGTCTGCTTTTAAAATAAGTCCTGAGTGGATAACAATATAGCCACCAGGTAATGCAAAAGCATTGATTTCTTCATCTTTAGCAACATAAAATTGAAATTGATAAGGGTTATCAGGAGTGGCACTGATCAGTGGTTTGATCAACGGCCTTAATAAAGGTTGGGCTTGCTTGTTAGGCATAAAACTACTATTGAGTTGATATTGTTTGACAGCTTGTTCACCCAGGGTTTGCTCCCAACTGACTGGTACTTGTCGAGCCAGCAAGGCTGCGATAGGGGACATTGCAAAATAGACTGAAAGGGGGCTCGCAAGTATTAGCAGAGCAATTGTGACAAAAATGAGATTGTTTTTTGTCCGTTTGCGTTTTACGCTGGCAAATTGGGAGACAATAGCTGGGTGGCAGTTGAGTAATGGGTTTTTCATAATCCCTTGGTCATTGGTATAACATGTAAATTCTGGTTGATCTGGGTGGGAAATAAACACTAAGCGATTGCTAGCACCGCCCAATTTAAATTCGCTGCCTTCAATAGGGATGATTATTTTCTGGCCTCCTCCTTCAAACAGAATCTGTCCTTTGCCAACTGTTAAAGTACCTGAACAACGGCCATTAGGTAATGCTTGATAAAAGGCATGTGCGGTATAGCGTGACTGTGTATTAACCATACTAATTCTGCTTTTATGTTATATGGTGAGATTTTAGCACTGAGTTGATCTTAATAAACTAGCTACGCTGGTTGCGAATTAGTCAATACCTGGCTAAACTGTCAAGATTTTGTAGTAATTGAGCCATAATAATGCAAGTACGAACTGTTGATTATTTAGCCCCTGATTGTGCCCAACGATTTGTCGAGTCTTTGCGAACTACCGGGTTTGGAGTATTAAAAAATCATCCCATTTCCCAGTCGTTGGTTGAGTCAATTTATCAAAATTGGTATGAGTTTTTTTCCAGTGATGAGAAGCATCAGTATCATTACAATGTGGAGACACAGGATGGCTATTTTCCTCAGAATGTTTCAGAGGTAGCTAAAGGCCATCAAGTTAAAGATATTAAAGAGTATTACCATATCTATCCCTGGGGGCAAATTCCTGCACAGTTAAAAGCAGAGGCCATAACTTACTATCAAATGGCCAATCAACTAGCAACGGAACTATTAGGTTGGGTAGAGGAATATACCCCAGCAGATATTGCCCAACATTACTCAATGCCGCTATCAAAAATGATCGAAAACAGCGTTGGTACTTTACTGAGAGTATT
This genomic interval from Spartinivicinus ruber contains the following:
- a CDS encoding TIGR00266 family protein, which translates into the protein MNTEIKGGRAFSYLDVQLDSGETITAESDAMATMSADLDLTSRFNGGFFPALARHFLGGETLFINEFANNSQGIRHMTLVQPTPGEIKEIELTGQSLYLQPGAFLACTTGIKIGVKWAGIVSWIAKEGLFKVVVKGNGKVWYGAFGALLERQIDGEYIVDTSHLVAYEPSIKLKLQLAGGIFSSLFGGEGLVTRVVGKGKIIIQTRSLAGLAGWINPKLP
- a CDS encoding TIGR00266 family protein, which encodes MPDSNNNSYTIILTGKLAGFTDLQQATSEFSQLFKTTPEVAKQTLQKAPVVLKKNINKPTALKIRNALDKMGIGCRLLTAQEAATETAAVPLQQKIQTEKPAPSSPTHPTTSTDTFEPLADHPGLHFKIEGKPDYSFVTVQLPANQTLKVEASAMATMDTHIEMKTKLKGGLGRFVTGESIFINEFTAAHGSGEIGIAPGAPGDMMHVYLNDETLYLQNSAFVASAMTVIIETKWQGFTKGFFSGESLFLIRASGKGDLWFNSYGAIIEIDVQGNYVVDTGNIVAFTENLDYKISKVGGYKSLFFSGEGFVCRFSGQGKVWIQTRGVDAFAWWVHAYRPSRSSG
- a CDS encoding M48 family metallopeptidase; translation: MVNTQSRYTAHAFYQALPNGRCSGTLTVGKGQILFEGGGQKIIIPIEGSEFKLGGASNRLVFISHPDQPEFTCYTNDQGIMKNPLLNCHPAIVSQFASVKRKRTKNNLIFVTIALLILASPLSVYFAMSPIAALLARQVPVSWEQTLGEQAVKQYQLNSSFMPNKQAQPLLRPLIKPLISATPDNPYQFQFYVAKDEEINAFALPGGYIVIHSGLILKADSPEELLGVVAHEIAHVTEQHGLRNIISAAGTFIIVDALLGDMSGLLAVIADAAPLLINQSYSRQFEADADQQGVVLLEAANINPQGLHQFFKKIQEEEAKRLAQISNEDSQEIVQQSLALLSSHPATSDRISQLKLLAQQTNSSTFRNLNREFKQLQQAVQQFVTNSSAETTADEY
- a CDS encoding TIGR00266 family protein, which encodes MDIQLLHRPGNTAAKVTLNPAEICTAESGAMIAMSNNIGITTTTHKKGKGSIMKAVKRMVAGESLFINHFEAQKTPGEVWFGTALAGDMEVMQLDHETLIVQGSSFLACEHNIEIDLGWQGFKSIFSGERVFWVHLQGTGKVIVSSFGAIYPIEVNGEYIVDTGHIVAFNETLNFSITKAGNSWLHSFLGGEGLVCKFYGKGTVWCQSHNPSSFGSLLGRDLKPR
- a CDS encoding isopenicillin N synthase family dioxygenase, which codes for MQVRTVDYLAPDCAQRFVESLRTTGFGVLKNHPISQSLVESIYQNWYEFFSSDEKHQYHYNVETQDGYFPQNVSEVAKGHQVKDIKEYYHIYPWGQIPAQLKAEAITYYQMANQLATELLGWVEEYTPADIAQHYSMPLSKMIENSVGTLLRVLHYPPLTGEEEPGAIRAAAHEDINLLTILPAANEPGLQVKGSNSEWLNVPCDFGTLIINTGDMLQETSQGYFPSTTHRVINPTGGRRDKSRISLPLFLHPNPDVVLSEHYTAGSYLQERLKELGVL